A region from the Triplophysa rosa linkage group LG4, Trosa_1v2, whole genome shotgun sequence genome encodes:
- the foxe1 gene encoding forkhead box protein E1 — protein sequence MPVVKVESDSPSDTTLPVNDSQRAEPQKGRRRKRPLQRGKPPYSYIALISMAIANSPDRKLTLGGIYKFITERFPFYRDNSKKWQNSIRHNLTLNDCFIKIPREPGRPGKGNYWALDPNAEDMFESGSFLRRRKRFKRSDFTTYSSYMHESPVFPSVQIARSAYANTVYSNMAVSPPYAQQLPSAYYQSSSPSFDSGQSRVFRINSLIGSPGRMGQTAEMMAQQSCRSFSPESGSCSLGGPGFQHQSCGGETMLSCCSSSSNNMAFAYSSPGHGQTQVSYPQGSTQTYGQTGRVAISSLSPLAGDAVGDPYGRTSPAQLGTFVQYNTSGPVGSSGPYIRHPAYSCNMDRFVSAT from the coding sequence ATGCCTGTGGTTAAAGTGGAGAGCGATTCTCCCTCCGATACCACTCTTCCAGTGAATGACAGTCAGAGAGCAGAACCACAAAAGGGCCGGCGGAGGAAGAGGCCCCTTCAGCGAGGCAAACCGCCGTACAGCTACATCGCTCTGATCTCCATGGCAATTGCTAACTCGCCCGACCGCAAGCTCACGCTTGGAGGGATCTACAAGTTCATCACCGAGAGGTTTCCGTTCTATCGAGACAACTCCAAGAAATGGCAGAACTCCATACGTCATAACTTGACACTCAATGACTGTTTTATTAAGATCCCACGAGAGCCCGGTAGACCTGGAAAAGGCAACTACTGGGCATTGGATCCCAACGCAGAAGACATGTTCGAAAGTGGCAGCTTCTTACGCCGCCGAAAGCGCTTCAAGCGCAGCGACTTCACTACGTATTCATCGTACATGCACGAGTCTCCCGTCTTCCCCTCGGTTCAGATCGCACGCTCGGCCTACGCCAACACCGTCTACTCAAACATGGCGGTGAGCCCGCCTTATGCCCAACAGCTTCCTTCTGCCTATTACCAGTCCTCCTCGCCCAGCTTCGACTCGGGCCAGTCGAGGGTCTTCAGAATCAATTCTCTTATCGGATCTCCCGGCAGGATGGGTCAAACCGCAGAGATGATGGCTCAGCAGTCGTGTCGCAGTTTCAGCCCGGAGAGTGGCTCCTGCAGTTTGGGAGGACCGGGCTTTCAGCATCAGTCCTGCGGTGGGGAGACCATGCTGTCGTGCTGCTCCAGCTCCTCGAATAACATggcctttgcttactccagcccAGGACATGGACAAACTCAGGTCTCATATCCACAAGGCAGCACCCAGACCTACGGGCAAACGGGGAGGGTGGCCATCTCCAGTTTGTCTCCCCTGGCTGGTGATGCTGTTGGTGATCCATACGGCAGAACGTCTCCGGCACAGCTGGGCACATTTGTTCAGTACAATACCTCTGGTCCAGTAGGCAGCTCGGGACCCTACATTAGACATCCAGCTTACTCATGTAATATGGACAGGTTCGTGTCTGCCACTTAG
- the sh3gl2a gene encoding SH3 domain containing GRB2 like 2a, endophilin A1 gives MSVAGLKKQFHKATQKVSEKVGGAEGTKLDEDFMLMEKKVDVTTRTVMDIMTKTTEYLQPNPATRAKLSMMSSMSKIRGGDKGPGYTQTEVVLGESMQRFGRELGEESSFGLALIEVGEAMRELGEVKDALDMEVKQNFVDPLQNMHDKDLKEIQHHLKKLEGRRLDFDYKKKRQGKVTEDEIKQALEKFDESKEIAEQSMFNLLESDIEQVSQLSALVQAQVNYHRQAAEILQQLSSKIEDRIRDTSSKPRREYVPKPRTSVDFSENHNGNFGHSGPSRSPAPMDQPCCRALYDFDPENEGELGFKEGDIITLTSKIDENWYEGMVNGQSGFFPVNYVDVLVTLPH, from the exons aaagTTAGTGAGAAAGTTGGAGGGGCAGAAGGAACTAAATTAGATGAAGACTTCATGCTAATGGAAAAG AAAGTAGATGTCACAACAAGGACAGTAATGGACATTATGACTAAGACAACAGAGTATCTGCAGCCTAATCCAG CAACTCGTGCTAAATTGAGTATGATGAGCTCCATGTCTAAAATCCGAGGAGGTGATAAAGGTCCTGgttacacacagactgaagtTGTCCTGGGAGAGTCCATGCAAAGGTTTGGCCGGGAGCTTGGAGAGGAGTCCAGCTTTG GTCTGGCTCTGATCGAAGTTGGAGAAGCCATGCGAGAGCTAGGTGAAGTTAAAGATGCTCTAGACATGGAGGTTAAGCAGAACTTTGTTGATCCTTTGCAGAATATGCATGACAAAGACTTAAAGGAGATACAG CATCACCTGAAGAAGCTGGAAGGACGACGATTGGACTTTGACTATAAGAAGAAAAGGCAAGGCAAAGTGACAGAAGATGAGATCAAACAGGCACTGGAGAAGTTTGATGAGTCAAAGGAAATTGCTGAACAAAGCATGTTCAACCTTCTAGAAAGTGAT ATCGAGCAGGTCAGCCAGCTTTCTGCTCTGGTCCAAGCTCAGGTGAACTACCACAGACAGGCTGCAGAGATCCTTCAGCAGCTATCCAGCAAGATAGAGGACAG AATAAGAGACACGTCCTCTAAACCAAGAAGAGAATATGTTCCCAAACCTCGCACATCCGTGGATTTCAGTGAGAATCATAATGGCAATTTTGGCCACAGTGGCCCCTCCAGGTCACCAG CTCCAATGGACCAACCTTGCTGTCGGGCACTTTATGATTTTGACCCTGAAAATGAGGGTGAGCTGGGCTTCAAAGAAGGAGACATCATCACCTTAACCAGCAAGATCGATGAAAACTGGTATGAAGGGATGGTCAACGGGCAGTCTGGCTTCTTCCCCGTCAACTATGTGGATGTCCTGGTAACCTTACCCCACTAA